From the Nocardiopsis changdeensis genome, one window contains:
- a CDS encoding serine/threonine protein kinase, with protein sequence MEPLGPEDPREINEYRLLARLGEGGMGAVYLSRTRGGQPVAVKVIRGALGRDPEFRRRFEQEVRAARKVRGYHLIAVLDHDVSGKTPWLASEFVAGTSLFETLRSHGPLPLPDVFHLVGCTARALQAIHLAGVVHRDLKPGNIMLASDGPKVIDFGIAKAADATQLSSGVIGTPQYMSPEHARGERVGPESDFFSLGLIAAVAATGRHPYGEGGGMTVSTRIANTDMRPPDLSGYPAELLPLLQRCLTADPSARAGAEELAALCLHRSGRDPGDHAGWLPEPVLREVERRQAEAEDPPPPLDDPTVDTGPRVPRPSGPADTTVGPAADPAAAGHGAGSPTGSTAQVPPGGAPPGSHGTSGSYGAPGSHSATGPHGTTGPYGTSDSHGTPGSPNVTGPYGTPGDSGTSGDSGTPGDSGTPGAPGAHPGYGAPPAFGNTGAFAPRPAPAASPSGRVAVPLAALGAAVALLLGFLLVRPLLNGPDGGTGEDPGAVAASGGNETDDTGSSGPTAPETEPEPEYEVLVEAQPLTIRPGTEDSGVDLDVPQVDTTDVDHDRDEILVRPGLSGDRWDFKTTFGISTDTTPEGCLSSSQTNALPGQVEGEDFAETLPEGSALCTVTGEGELAMYEITDLVDVGDGYYEMPEVQGTFTLWSMP encoded by the coding sequence GTGGAACCACTGGGCCCCGAGGATCCGCGGGAGATCAACGAGTACCGTCTACTCGCCCGGCTCGGCGAGGGAGGCATGGGCGCGGTCTACCTCTCCCGGACACGGGGCGGCCAACCGGTCGCCGTCAAGGTCATCCGCGGGGCTTTGGGAAGGGACCCCGAATTCCGCAGGCGTTTCGAGCAGGAGGTGCGGGCCGCGCGGAAAGTGCGCGGTTATCACCTGATCGCCGTTCTGGACCACGACGTTTCCGGGAAGACCCCCTGGCTGGCCTCGGAGTTCGTCGCCGGGACGTCCCTTTTCGAAACACTCCGCTCGCACGGGCCGCTGCCGCTGCCGGACGTGTTCCACCTGGTGGGCTGCACGGCTCGGGCGCTCCAGGCGATCCACCTGGCCGGGGTCGTGCACCGGGACCTCAAACCCGGCAACATCATGCTGGCCTCGGACGGGCCCAAGGTCATCGACTTCGGCATCGCGAAGGCCGCTGACGCCACCCAGTTGAGCAGCGGGGTCATCGGCACCCCGCAGTACATGTCCCCCGAGCACGCCCGGGGCGAGCGGGTCGGGCCGGAGAGCGACTTCTTCTCCCTCGGACTGATCGCCGCCGTCGCCGCGACAGGCCGCCACCCCTACGGCGAGGGCGGCGGTATGACCGTCAGCACCCGCATCGCCAACACCGACATGCGCCCCCCGGACCTGAGCGGCTACCCCGCCGAACTCCTGCCCCTGCTCCAGCGCTGCCTGACCGCCGATCCCTCCGCGCGTGCCGGGGCAGAGGAACTGGCGGCGCTGTGCCTCCACCGTTCGGGACGCGACCCCGGGGACCACGCCGGGTGGCTGCCCGAGCCGGTGCTCCGCGAGGTCGAACGCCGACAGGCGGAGGCGGAGGACCCGCCACCGCCGCTGGACGACCCCACCGTCGACACCGGCCCCCGGGTCCCACGTCCCTCCGGACCGGCCGATACGACGGTGGGCCCGGCCGCCGACCCGGCCGCGGCCGGACACGGGGCGGGGTCCCCCACCGGTTCCACCGCCCAGGTCCCCCCGGGCGGCGCACCGCCCGGCTCCCACGGCACCTCGGGCTCCTATGGCGCCCCCGGCTCCCACAGTGCCACCGGTCCTCACGGCACCACTGGTCCCTATGGCACCTCGGACTCCCACGGCACCCCCGGCTCTCCCAATGTCACTGGTCCCTATGGCACCCCCGGAGACTCCGGCACCTCCGGAGACTCCGGCACCCCCGGAGACTCCGGCACGCCCGGTGCTCCGGGGGCCCACCCGGGGTACGGGGCGCCCCCGGCCTTCGGGAACACCGGTGCCTTCGCGCCCCGCCCCGCCCCGGCCGCGTCCCCGTCGGGTCGTGTCGCGGTCCCCCTGGCCGCCCTCGGCGCGGCCGTCGCCCTCCTCCTCGGCTTCCTGCTGGTCCGGCCCCTGCTGAACGGTCCGGACGGTGGCACGGGGGAGGACCCCGGAGCAGTGGCCGCCTCCGGGGGGAACGAGACGGACGACACCGGCTCCTCCGGGCCGACCGCGCCGGAGACCGAGCCGGAGCCGGAGTACGAAGTGCTCGTCGAGGCACAGCCGCTGACCATCCGGCCCGGGACCGAGGACTCCGGGGTCGACCTCGACGTCCCGCAGGTCGACACCACCGACGTGGACCACGACCGCGACGAGATCCTCGTCCGCCCCGGGCTCAGCGGGGACCGGTGGGATTTCAAGACCACCTTCGGGATCTCCACCGACACCACCCCCGAGGGCTGCCTGTCGTCCTCACAGACCAACGCCCTCCCCGGGCAGGTCGAAGGCGAGGACTTCGCGGAGACCCTTCCGGAGGGCTCGGCCCTGTGCACCGTGACCGGCGAGGGCGAACTCGCGATGTACGAGATCACCGACCTGGTCGACGTCGGCGACGGGTACTACGAGATGCCCGAGGTCCAGGGGACCTTCACCCTCTGGAGCATGCCGTGA
- a CDS encoding SulP family inorganic anion transporter: MGSMNPPVKKPRSLKSRIPAAAQLRADVLAGLVVALALIPEAIAFSLIAGVDPRVGLYASFVMAVSIAFLGGRPAMISAATGAMALVAAPLSIEYGVDHLIAATLLAGLIQIGLGLAGVAKLMRFVPPSVMTGFINALAILIFLSQMPYLADFDIPVYVMVAVGLGIVFGLPYLTKAVPAPLVAIVVLTVATITMGISTRTVGDEGELPDFLPVPLIPDVPFSLDTLVLIAPYSLTLALVGLMESLMTAKVVDDRTETSSDHGREARGQGMANILVGLFGGMAGCAMIGQTMINVSSGARTRVSTFLAGVFLMVLCVGLGDIVGLIPMAALVAVMIFVSAVTFDWHSIAPATLRRMPWSETLVMVITVAVVVATHNLALGVIAGVVVSMVLFAGKAAMQADVTSVLDPDGGTRVYSVSGEVFFASSGELVGRFDYTEQGLDRVVVDMSAAHVWDSSAVAALDRVREHFRGHGVEVEVTGLNESSSRLHRELSGTLTGGH; encoded by the coding sequence ATGGGTTCCATGAATCCGCCCGTGAAGAAACCCCGGTCGCTGAAGTCCCGCATCCCGGCCGCCGCGCAGCTGCGCGCGGACGTGCTCGCCGGGCTCGTCGTCGCCCTGGCGCTGATCCCCGAGGCCATCGCGTTCTCCCTCATCGCGGGGGTCGACCCCCGCGTGGGCCTGTACGCGTCCTTCGTGATGGCGGTCTCGATCGCCTTCCTGGGCGGCCGCCCGGCGATGATCTCCGCCGCCACCGGCGCCATGGCCCTGGTCGCCGCGCCCCTGTCCATCGAATACGGCGTCGACCACCTGATCGCCGCCACCCTGCTGGCCGGGCTGATCCAGATCGGCCTGGGCCTGGCCGGGGTCGCCAAGCTGATGCGGTTCGTGCCGCCCAGCGTGATGACCGGGTTCATCAACGCCCTGGCCATCCTCATCTTCCTGTCCCAGATGCCCTACCTGGCCGACTTCGACATCCCCGTCTACGTGATGGTCGCCGTCGGCCTGGGCATCGTCTTCGGCCTGCCCTACCTGACCAAGGCCGTGCCCGCTCCGCTGGTCGCGATCGTCGTGCTCACCGTCGCCACGATCACCATGGGGATCTCCACCCGGACCGTGGGCGACGAGGGCGAGCTGCCCGACTTCCTCCCCGTACCGCTGATCCCGGATGTCCCCTTCTCCCTGGACACCCTGGTCCTCATCGCGCCCTACTCCCTCACCCTGGCCCTGGTCGGGCTGATGGAGTCGCTGATGACCGCCAAGGTCGTCGACGACCGCACCGAGACCTCCTCGGACCACGGCCGGGAGGCCCGCGGCCAGGGCATGGCCAACATCCTCGTCGGCCTGTTCGGCGGCATGGCCGGCTGCGCGATGATCGGGCAGACCATGATCAACGTCTCCTCCGGCGCGCGCACCCGCGTCTCCACCTTCCTGGCGGGCGTGTTCCTGATGGTCCTGTGCGTGGGGTTGGGCGACATCGTCGGACTGATCCCCATGGCCGCGCTGGTCGCGGTGATGATCTTCGTGTCCGCGGTGACCTTCGACTGGCACAGCATCGCCCCGGCCACGCTCAGGCGCATGCCCTGGAGCGAGACCCTGGTCATGGTCATCACGGTGGCCGTCGTCGTGGCCACCCACAACCTCGCGCTGGGCGTGATCGCCGGGGTCGTGGTGTCGATGGTGCTCTTCGCCGGCAAGGCCGCGATGCAGGCCGACGTCACCAGCGTCCTGGACCCCGACGGCGGCACCCGGGTGTACTCCGTCAGCGGCGAGGTGTTCTTCGCCTCCAGCGGCGAACTGGTCGGCCGGTTCGACTACACCGAGCAGGGCCTGGACAGGGTGGTGGTGGACATGTCCGCCGCCCACGTGTGGGACTCCTCCGCCGTCGCGGCCCTGGACCGTGTCCGCGAGCACTTCCGCGGGCACGGGGTCGAGGTCGAGGTCACCGGCCTCAACGAGTCCAGCAGCAGGCTGCACCGGGAGCTGTCGGGCACCCTGACCGGCGGGCACTGA
- a CDS encoding MerR family transcriptional regulator, protein MPEAGHMQIGEVAERTGLSLRTIRYYGEVGLVEPSARSRGGFRLYTQEDVDRLNLIKRMKPLEFSLDETRDLLETLDRLNAAGTEQGEREALSERLDAFEAAITARCEALRGQLAMAEEFAGRLREQRERSGAAR, encoded by the coding sequence ATGCCCGAAGCGGGTCACATGCAGATCGGCGAGGTCGCCGAGCGGACGGGCCTGTCCCTGCGGACCATCCGCTACTACGGGGAGGTCGGCCTGGTCGAGCCCTCGGCCCGCTCCCGCGGCGGCTTTCGCCTCTACACCCAGGAGGACGTCGACCGGCTGAACCTCATCAAGCGGATGAAGCCGCTGGAGTTCAGCCTCGACGAGACCCGCGACCTGCTGGAGACCCTGGACCGGCTGAACGCGGCCGGGACGGAGCAGGGCGAGCGCGAGGCCCTGAGCGAGCGGCTCGACGCCTTCGAGGCCGCCATCACCGCCCGCTGCGAGGCGCTGCGCGGCCAGTTGGCCATGGCCGAGGAGTTCGCCGGGCGGCTGCGCGAGCAGCGGGAGCGGAGCGGCGCGGCCAGGTGA